The following coding sequences lie in one Rutidosis leptorrhynchoides isolate AG116_Rl617_1_P2 chromosome 4, CSIRO_AGI_Rlap_v1, whole genome shotgun sequence genomic window:
- the LOC139840218 gene encoding protein RER1A-like, with translation MDVGGTTSNHLESTDLKSTSISEYTHTISRRYQHLLDKSTPHVLHRWIGFAIVFIIYALRVYFVQGFYVVTYGLGIYILQLFLAFLSPQVDPELNDGPSLPTRGSEEFRPFVRRLPEFKFWYSLTRAFCIAFTLTFFSMFDVPVFWPILLFYWIVLFVSTMKRQIMHMIKYRYVPFSFGKRKYTGKKAAAVDDASNGRP, from the exons ATGGATGTCGGTGGTACTACCAGTAATCATCTTGAATCCACAGATCTCAAATCCACATCAATCTCCGAATACACTCACACAATTTCCAGGAGATACCAACATCTTCTTGACAAGTCAACACCACACGTTCTCCACCGTTGGATCGGTTTCGCTATTGTCTTCATAATTTATGCACTTCGTGTTTACTTTGTTCAAGGATTTTATGTTGTTACTTATGGTCTTGGTATTTATATATTGCAACTGTTTCTTGCATTTTTGTCACCTCAAGTTGATCCTGAACTCAATGATGGTCCTTCTTTGCCTACTCGTGGATCTGAAGAGTTTCGCCCCTTTGTTCGACGTCTTCCTGAGTTTAAATTCTG GTATTCGCTTACAAGAGCCTTCTGTATCGCTTTTACGCTCACATTTTTCAGCATGTTTGACGTGCCTGTATTTTGGCCAATTTTGTTGTTCTATTGGATCGTACTATTTGTTTCAACAATGAAAAGGCAGATAATGCACATGATTAAATATAGATATGTTCCGTTCTCCTTTGGCAAACGG AAATACACGGGAAAGAAAGCAGCTGCAGTCGATGATGCATCCAATGGCAGACCATGA